In Bacteroidia bacterium, the following are encoded in one genomic region:
- a CDS encoding T9SS type A sorting domain-containing protein has translation MKHFVLASTLLLSALTSISQSVVKTINIGGTQRQYKLYVPASYNGSEKVPLVFCFHGLGDNMDNFENIGMTFVADTANFIVITPQAATDALAGTAWNSGAGVSFGGFEYFPNQNVDDIGFINAMIDTTASNFNLDMRRIYACGFSMGGYMTNRVACELNDRIAAFAPVAATIGAGITCNPGRALPLITFHGTSDATVAYDTASFGSSVPQLLDFWANNNGCASMDSSLVPDIANDGYHITHFTYGNCSTDGALEHFKVYGAQHTWLGPSDDIFYTTEIWKFFMRYQHPNQSLGLLESEVNSNIIFPNPIGKGQTIEISLPRNEGSIQIMDMNGQLIQLTTTDSGKLKINSNELNSGMYLVSFTDRNGEVAIRKLIVE, from the coding sequence ATGAAACATTTCGTCTTAGCCTCCACATTATTACTATCTGCACTTACTTCCATTTCCCAATCGGTTGTTAAAACAATCAATATTGGTGGAACTCAACGTCAATACAAACTTTATGTGCCGGCTTCATACAATGGTTCTGAAAAAGTTCCCTTGGTATTTTGCTTTCATGGCTTGGGTGATAATATGGATAATTTTGAAAACATTGGAATGACATTCGTGGCCGATACTGCTAATTTCATTGTTATTACTCCACAAGCAGCTACGGATGCCTTAGCAGGAACCGCTTGGAATTCAGGCGCCGGAGTAAGCTTTGGAGGATTTGAATATTTCCCAAATCAAAACGTAGATGACATCGGCTTTATTAATGCAATGATCGATACCACCGCTTCCAATTTCAATTTGGATATGCGTAGAATTTATGCTTGTGGATTTTCTATGGGTGGTTACATGACAAACCGGGTAGCTTGCGAACTGAATGATAGAATTGCTGCCTTCGCTCCTGTGGCAGCTACTATTGGTGCAGGTATTACTTGTAACCCGGGAAGAGCCTTACCCTTAATTACTTTCCACGGAACATCCGATGCAACTGTTGCCTACGATACTGCATCTTTCGGATCAAGCGTACCCCAATTGCTTGATTTTTGGGCAAATAACAACGGCTGTGCCAGCATGGACAGTTCTTTGGTTCCAGATATCGCTAACGATGGTTATCACATAACCCACTTTACCTATGGAAACTGTTCAACAGATGGTGCTTTAGAGCATTTTAAAGTTTATGGAGCTCAACATACCTGGTTAGGCCCATCCGATGACATATTTTATACTACTGAAATTTGGAAATTCTTTATGAGATATCAACACCCCAACCAATCTTTAGGTTTATTAGAATCTGAAGTAAATTCAAACATCATTTTTCCAAACCCAATTGGTAAAGGACAAACCATTGAAATTAGTCTTCCAAGAAATGAAGGTAGTATTCAAATTATGGACATGAATGGACAACTTATTCAATTAACTACCACTGATTCTGGAAAATTAAAAATCAATTCCAATGAACTAAACAGTGGAATGTATTTAGTTTCTTTTACCGATAGAAATGGTGAAGTTGCAATTCGGAAATTAATAGTAGAATAA